The window CGATTGGGCAAGCGCCGCTACCGCCCCGAAGAGCTGTCGGCGATGGTGCTCGGCGCACTCAAGGCCGATGCCGAGGCGTTTCTGGGCGAACCGGTCACCGGCGCGATCATCACCGTTCCCGCTTATTTCAACGACCGCCAGCGCAAGGCGACGCGGCGCGCGGGCGAACTCGCCGGGCTGAAGGTCGAGCGGCTGATCAACGAGCCGACCGCGGCGGCGCTGGCCTATGGCATCCATGAGCTCGAGGAGGAGCGCCCGTTTCTGGTCTTCGACCTTGGCGGCGGCACCTTCGACGTCTCGCTGGTCGAGATTTTCGACGGGGTGATCGAGGTGCGCGCCTCGGCGGGCGACAACCGGCTGGGCGGCGAGGATTTCAACGCGGCGATCGTCGCGCTGGCGCGCGATGCGCTGGGCGAGGGGCTGAAGGCGAAGCCGGGCGACAGCGCGATGCTCGACGAGGTGATGCGTGCCGCCGCCGAACGCACCCGCCGCGCGCTGAGCGACGCCGACCGCGCGCCGTTCCAGATCGTGTGGAGGGGCGAGGCGTTCGAATGCGAGATTACCGGCGAGGCGTTCGAGGCGCGGGCGCAGCCGTTGATCGACCGATTGCGCGACCCGGTGCTGCGCGCGCTGCGCGACGGCAATGTCCGCGCCGAGGGCCTGTCGGAGATCGTGATGGTCGGCGGCGCGACGCGGATGCCGCTGGTCCGCCGCGCGGTGACGCGGATGTTCGGGCGCTTTCCCAATGCGCAGATCAACCCCGACCATGCGATCGCGCTGGGCGCGGCGGTGCAGGCGGGGCTGAAGAGCCGCGACGCGGCGCTCAAGGAGATCCGCCTGACCGACGTCTGCCCTTTCACGCTGGGGGTCGATACGGGGCACCGCGATGCGGGCGGCAAGGTGACCACCGGGCTGTTCTCGCCGATCATCGAACGCAACACGGTGATCCCGGCGAGCCGCAGCGAGGTCTATTCGCCGATGGAGGCGCACCAGCAGAGCGTGACCTTTGGTATCTATCAGGGCGAATCGCGCTTCGTCGCGCAGAACGTCAAGCTGGGGCAACTCGACGTGCCGTTGCCGCAGGGGCATGGCGGACAGATCGGCATCGCGGTGCGCTTCACCTATGACGTGTCGGGGCTGCTCGAGATCGACGTCGAAGTGCCGGGCACTGGAACGCGGCGCCAGCTCGTCATCCGCGACGAGGAGGATCGCGAGAGCGAGGCCGATTTCGCCAAGCGCCGCAAGGCGCTGGAGGCGCTGAAGATCCATCCGCGCGAGGAAGCCGCGAACGCCGCGACGCTGGCGCGTGCCAACCAGCTGTTCGAAAACCGGCTGGGCTATGAGCGGCAACTGGTCGGCGAATGGATCGCGCAATTCGAAGCGGTGCTGGCGCGGCAGGAACCGCGCGAGATCGAGGCGGCACGGACCGAACTCGACAAGGCGGTCGACGGCATGGACGGAGAGCAGTTCCTGTGAGCCGCCGCCGGCCGCCGTGGAGCAGCCTGGGGATCGATCCGACGAGCGACGAGCGGGCGATCAAGCGCGCCTATGCCGGGAAGCTGAAAGAGATCGACGTCGAGGCCGAACCGGCGAAATTCATCGCGCTGCGCGGACGTCTGGAAGACGCGCTGCGACAAGCGCGCTGGATCGACGACGGCGCGATCGAAGACGCAGGCGACGACGGACCCGAGGATGCGCCGGACGACCCGGCGATGTCGGAGGACAGGCTGGCGGAGAGCGGCTGGACGATGCTGTCCGGCGATCCGGTGGATGAGGCGGCGCTATCGATCCGGTCGCCCGAACGGATCAATCCGTGGACGGCGCCCGCGGTGGATCCCGTCGCGGCGCGCTTCGCGGCGATCGAGGCGGCACTGGTGGCGGGCGGCGAGGCGCGCGAGCGGACCCTCGACCGCGAGATGCGTGCGCTGTGGGCCGAACCCGCGCTGGAGACGGTCGATGCGGCGGAGGATGCCGAGCATCGCCTCGCCCATCTCGCGCTCGACCATGGCGCCGACGCCTCTTATCTCTTGCGGCTGGCGAGCTGGCATTATGGCTGGGTGCGGCGTTCGCAGCGGGTCGGGACCGACTGGGCGATCCGTGAAGTCGGGCAGCGCGCCGCGGCCGAGCATTGGTTCCAGCAGATCGGCGAGGGCGTCATCGCCGGCCATGCGAAGCAGGTGATCGACGATATCGAACAGGCGCCGAGCGGCCGCTGGTGGCGCGACTTTTTCCCGAAGCGGCGGATCACCGCTTTCCTCGACGAGCTGCGACGGCGGCATCCCGAGGGCGAATACCGGTTCGATGCCGACATCGTCGCGGCGTGGGAGCGGATGCGCAACCCCGGCATTTCGCTGGGATCGTTGTTCGGGCTTGTGGTGCTCGGCGCCATCGCGGCGATCGCGGCGAGCTGGATCGACCTCGATGCCGCCGCCGGCAATGCCGCCTTCTGGGGTTTTTTCCTGGCCGGGCTGATCGGGTTTGCCGCGTATCGCTGGGGATTGCGGCGCATCCGCCCTACGCGCCCGTCGCGCTATGGCGGCCCGCTGGCGGCGCGGCAGGCCGGCGCGCTCGCGCTGATGCTGGTGGTATTCGCGCTCGCCGCTCTGCTGCCGCCGCATTGGGCGATCGGCATCGCCCTCGCGCTGGCGAATGTCGCGCTGTTGCCGCTCAGCGGGGCGGTTCTGCCGTCCGAAGAAGAGCGCGATCCGGCGCTGTGGGGCCTGTACAATGGGCGCTATCCGATCATGGCGGCGGGGCTGTTCGGCGCCTTTGCGATGGTCCATGCACCCGGATGGGTGCAGGCGATCGCCCCGGGGCTGCTGGTCGTGGCGGCGGCGCAGTTGCTGCGCGAACGGCTGGTGGCGACATGGGAGGCCCTGCCCGCGACGATGCTCGGTGCGGTGCGGGCGGGCCTGCTGATCGCGGCGGTGATCGTGGTCGTTGCGGGGACCCAAACCATGCCCGACCTGCCGGCCGCGCCGGTGGTGCTGGCGGGGATATTGCTGCTGCTGGTGCAGGACGCGGCGGTGAACGCCTGGCGTCCGCCGCTCTCCACCGCCTTCTACTTCGCCTATATCGTGCTGATCGTGCTGTTGATGGCGTTCCCTTTGCTCGTCCCGATGGCGCTCGTTGTGCGGCGGCTTGCCGACCGGCTGTTCATCAAGGGGTGAGGGAAGGGAGGATTGTATTGGGAAAGACGCGGACGGTTGTAACCTCGTCATCCCGGACTTGATCCGGGACCCGCCGTTCTTCTTCAGAGCGGCAAAGGCTCGAACCCGAAATCCTCGGCGAGCTTGCGCCAGGTCATATTCGAGGATCGCAGTCCTCGCTTGATCCGCTCGTCGCGCAGGATCGCCGCGTCATCCTCGCGGGAAAAGGCAAGGCAGGCCCCGGGTCAAGCCCGGGGTGACGATGGTGGCCGATGTCCGCAGCCCGTCGCTTGAAGAAGAGGCGGGACCGCAATCGGTCGAGCGTTGCCAGGCCTCGTTCCGCCCGCCCGGTCGATTTCCACCACCCCAAACGAAAAAAGGCCCCGGCGATGCCGAGGCCCTTTCTCTATTTCGTTCGGATTAGGCTTGGCCACCACCGCTACCGGTGCCGCCGCCGCCCATGAACCGCCAGAACCAACCCATGTGCTGTCTCCTAGATGCATCGCGTGCACTGCCCAAGCAGAGCAGTTAACAGAGCGTATACCCTAAGAGACGTGGTAAATCGAGTCTTAACTAGTTTTGGTACCATTTTGGTAACGATTAGGCGGAGCGGCTGTGCGGGGTGGTCGCGAGCGAGGTCGTGAGTTCGGTAAATAGTTGCGGCTTGCCAAGGTGATAGCCCTGGCCAACGTCGCAGCCGAGCTCTTCGAGCAGCGCCATGGTGGGGGCATCCTCGATGCCTTCGGCGACCGCGACGGCGCCGAGGCGGTGCGCGAGGTCGATCGTGGACTTAACCACTTCGAAGTTGCGCTGCGAATCGCGCATCGTCATCACGAAGCGCTTGTCGATCTTGATTTCGTCGGCTTCGATTTCGGTCAGATATTCGAGGTTCGACTGGCCGGTGCCATAGTCGTCGATCGACAGACGGATGCCCGCGCGGCGCAGTTGCGCAAGGGTCTGGCGCGCCTGGCGGCTGTTTTCGATCTGCGCGGTTTCGGTAATCTCGATCGTCAGCATTTCGGGCGGCAAATGATGCGCGGTCAGCATGACGCGGATCGTGCCGACAAGGTCGGCGTGGTCGAGGAGGGTGGCCGAGAGATTGACCGACATGTTGATCCGGAGCCCGCGGTCGCGCAGTTGCGCCGCCGAGCGGATCGCCTGGTCCATCACGAACAGGGTGAGGCGATAAATGTCCTGGCTCTTTTCGGCCTGGACGATGAATTCGTCGGGCGGGATCGGCCCGCGCGTCGGGTGGGTCCAGCGCGCGAGCGCCTCGACCCCGACAAGCTCGCGGGTGCGGATCTCATATTGCGGCTGAAAGGCGACCCAAATGTCGCCGCCGGTGAGTGCGTCCTCGAGCTGCGAGTGGAAGCTGAGCTGCCAGCCGGCGTCTTCCTTCTGGCGCGGCGAATATTTGGTCCACAGCGCGCGGGTGCGGATCGCGCGTTCGGCGGCGACGAGCGCGGCGGCGAGGCGCTGGGCGTTCGATCCCTCGAACTCGTCGTTGACCCCGAAGGCGATCGCGACGTCGACGCGCAGCTCGCCGATCGTCAGCGGGGCGTTGAACAGCGCGGCGAGGCCGGCGAGATGTCCCTCGATCTGGCTGTGCTGATAATAGGGGACGAGCCAGGCGAAGGTGCCGTCGAGGTCGTGATGGAGCTGGGTGCCGTGGCACGCGAGCGTCAGGCGGCGTGCGACCTGATCGACGAGCTGCTGGCTGCCCTCGCCGGGGAGGAAGGCGGCGAGATCCTCGAAATTGACGAGCTTGGCGGCGATCACCGTCGCGCTGCCGAAGGCGGGCTGCGTGCGCAGCGCTTCGAAATTGGGCAGGCCCGACACCGGGTTTTCGCGCTGGGCGGAGAAGCGGCGGCGCTTGCGGCTGACATTGGCGCTGACCGCCGCGATCAGGAACAGCGAGGCGCCGATCGAGGTGGTGATGAGCAGCGTCGTGAGCAGGACCTTGCCGACGATCGCGATCCCCACCGCGGCGAGCGCGACCGGGGCGTACCAGCGTTGAAAGCGCGGCAGCAGCGCGGCGAGCAGGAGCAAGGCGACGAACGCCAGCGGCGGCGCCCAGCCGATGTCGACCGGATTGCCGCGCTTCAGCGTCTCGCCCGCGATCAGATGGATATAGGCACCGGGGACAAGGTCGTGGCCGGGGAGATAATGGGCGTCCTGAAAGGTCGAGGCGGTCGGCGCGAAAATGACGTCCTTGCCGCGGAGCTGCGCCGCACCGACGCGGCCGGCGAGCAGGTCGGCGGCGCCATATTGCGGGATGCTGCTGGTGTTGTACGAAAAATCGAGGCGGAAGCTTTTCGGTTCGGCCGAGCTTTTGCCGCCGAGCAGCGACGCGAAGCTGGGCAGCTTGCGGCCGTCGGCGACATAGGTGATCGGCACGTTCCACACCTGCCAATATTCGAAATCCCACGCGATGCTGGCGAGCTGCGCCTTGTCGCCGAACGCCGGATTGGGAAAGATGGAGCGGCTGCGGTCGGTGCCGGGCATCGACTTGGTCGCGACCGCGAGTACGGCGCGGTCGCCCATCTTGCGCACCGCGGCGGTCAGCCGCGAGAAGTCGGGGTCCGATTCGCGGCGGTCGAAATAGAAATCGAGGAACATGCGCTTCGCGCCGGCCTTGTCGATCGCGCTGATCACCTCGCCATATTGGGTCATCGAAAAACTGCCGCCGGGGGTCTGGCCCAGCGTGCGATCGTCGAGCGCGACGATGACGATATCGCCCGAAACCGGGCGGTCGCCGACCCGGCTGGTCACCATCGCGATCAATCGGTCGGGAAGTTCGCCGATGCCCGACACGCCGACCGCGATGCTGAGCAGCAGCGCGAGCCCGAGGGTGCGCCAGCTGACGATCATCCTGTTGACACCAATCGGCACGCGCGCACGTCTCCCAGCGACTACCCCATGTGCCTAGGCCGCGATGGTTATCATCGCGTTAATCATGGGAAGGGTGGCTGGTTTGGGCGTGTTATCCCAGCGCAGGAAGCGCCGCGTCGCCGGCGAGAGCCGACGGGGCGAGGCCGACGGCGGCGGGGACGATCTGTTGCAGGTAGAAACGCGTCGAGGCGATTTTCGCTGCGAGGAAGGCGGCGTCGCCCTGGCCCTCTTCGAGCGCGGTTTTCGCCGCCTTGTGCTGCAGCGCCATCAGCCAGCCGCAGGTCGCGGTCGACAGCATGGTGAGATAGGGATAGCTGCCCGCGAGCCGGTCGCCGGTGGGGGCGGTGACCATCCAGTCGGTGACTGCGCGGCACGCGTCGACGAGTTGCTGCAATTCGGGGAAATCGGCCGCGCCACGGGCGATGTCGTCGATCAGTCCGCGGACGAGGTCGCCGCCCGCCATGCCGAGCTTGCGTCCGACCAGATCCGCAGCCTGAATGCCGTTGGTGCCTTCGTAGATCGGGGCGATGCGGGCGTCGCGATAATGCTGCGCGGCGCCGGTTTCCTCGATGAAACCCATGCCGCCATGGACCTGGATGCCGAGGCTGGCGACCTCGCAGCCGATGTCGGTGGCATGCGCCTTGACCAGCGGGATCAGGATTTCGGCGCGCATCGCGGCGCCCTCGTCGCCCAATTTGCCGAAATCGATCTGCGCGGCGGCATAATAGGTCAGCGCGCGCGCCGCCTCGGTCTGGGCGCGCATCCGCCACAGCATGCGGCGGACGTCGGGGTGCCGGTCGATCGGGACGGGGTTGCGGTCGGTGCCGCCGCCGAGCGCCGACTGGACGCGCTCGGCGGCGAAAGTCTGGGCCTGTTGCGTCGCTCGCTCGGCGATCTGGACCCCCTGGCAGCCGACCATCAGGCGCGCGTTGTTCATCATCACGAACATCGCGCGCATCCCGCCCATTTCGGCGCCGACGATCTCGCCGAGGCAATCCTCGTCCTCGCCGTAAACCATCACTGCGGTCGGCGACCCGTGGATGCCGAGCTTGTGCTCGATCGACGCGCAATGGACGCCGTTCGAAATCGTCGAATTGCCGGCGGCGTCGAGGCGATATTTGGGGACGAGGAACAGCGAAATGCCGCGCGTCCCCTCGGGCGCGCCGGGGGTGCGGGCGAGGACGAGGTGGACGATATTGTCGGTGAGGTCATGCTCGCCGAAGGTGATGAAGATTTTTTGCCCGCGGATCTTGTAGAGGCCGGCGTCGGGGCCTTCGGTGATCGCTTCGGCGGTCGAACGCAGCGCGCCGACATCGCTGCCGGCGCTCGGTTCGGTCAGGTTCATCGTGCCGTTCCATGCGCCCGACACGAGGTTCGGGAGCCACGTCCGGCGCTGATCCTCGGTGCCATAGGCCATCAGCGCGTGGATCGCGCCGGGGGTCAGGATGTTGCAGAGGGTGAAGCCCATGTCGGCGCTGCCGAGCGCCTCGATCACCACCGTGGCGAGGGTGAAGGGCAGGCCCTGCCCGCCATATTCGGTCGGGCCGTCGATGCTGCCCCAGCCGGCGTCGACGAACGCCCGATAGGCCTCCTTGAACCCCGGGGGCATAGTGACCTTGCCATTGTCCCATTTGGGATTCTGGACGTCGCCGACGCGGTTGAGCGGCGCATAGACCTCTGCCGCGAATTCGCCGATCCCGGTGACGATCGCCTCGACCATGTCGGGGGTCGCGTCGGCGAAACGTTCATGCTGCGCCATCGCGTCGATGCGCGCGATATGGTCGAGGACGAAAAGTTGCTCGGTGGTCGGCGGCGTATAGGTCATGTGAGGGTCACCATCCGTTGCTGGCACGCTCGAGGCGTCGAAATGGCGAAGATATCGCCTTCGTGGGGCCGCTGCTGATGGTGGTTCCATCAGCAAGGCCGCACGGAGGCGAGATCGAAGCCATTTCGGCGTCCCTGCGGGATTTGGTCGATTTTGTCCATGGCTGCGTCAGCGAGCCTTGGAATATGTTTATATGCCTTCGTCTCGCTTCCTTGCCCTGAACAAAATCGCCTCAAACCTCGAGCGCGCCAGCAACGGATGGTGACCCTGCGTTCCCCTTTTAGGGATGATTCCACAGGTGGCGGCGCTATAGCGCGGCATGGCCGAGGGTCAAACAACACCGCTTACCATCACCGATACCCGCGCTTTCTCCGCGGATGCAATCGCGCGCGCCGGGGGGCTGATCGGGGAGGGGTGGCCGGTCGCGGTGCCCACCGAGACGGTTTACGGTCTCGCCGCCGACGCGCGCAACGCGGGGGCGGTGGCGCGGATTTACGCGGCGAAGGGGCGGCCCGACTTCAACCCGCTGATCGTGCATGTGCAGGACCTCTCGGCGGCGGAAAAGCTGGGGGTGTTTGGCAAAGTCGAGCGGGCGCTCGCGGATCGCTTCTGGCCGGGACCTTTGACTTTGGTGGTGCCGCGCACGGCGGGCTGCCCGGTCGCGAGCATCGCGACGGCGGGGCTCGATACGATTGCGCTGCGGGTGCCGGGGCACCGCGCGATGCAGGCGCTGCTGGCGGAAAGCGGCGCGCCGCTGGCGGCGCCGAGCGCCAATGCGAGCGGCGGAGTGAGTCCGACCAAGGCAAGCCATGTGCTCGCGACGCTCGACGGGCGGATCGCGATGGTGATCGACGACGGGCCGACGACGGCGGGCGTCGAATCGACGATCGCGCGGGTGCGCGACGGCGCGGTCGAAATCCTGCGGCCGGGGCCGGTGACGGCGGCGATGCTGGCCGAGGCGTCGGGGCTGGCGGTGACCGGCGTCGAGGGATCGGAGATCGTCGCGCCGGGGATGCTCGCGAGCCATTATGCGCCGGGCAAGCCGGTGCGGCTGGGCGCGACGGGTTTTGCGGACGACGAGTTCGGCATCGGCTTTGGCGCGCTCGCGGGCGATTATCAGTTGAGCGCGGCGGGCGACCTGACCGAAGCGGCGGCGCGGCTGTTCGATGCGCTGCACGCGGGGGCGGCGAGCGCGAAGACGAAGATCGCGGTGGCGGCGATTCCGACCGAGGGGCTGGGCGCGGCGATCAACGACCGGCTGTCGCGCGCGGCGGCCTAGCTTCTCCCCTCCCGCAAGCGGGAGGGGGACTAAGCCGCCGCCGGCTCGACGGGATCGTCGTGCGGGACCTTGCGCGCCACGATCAAACACGCTGCGACGATCAGCAGCGCGCCGGCGATCGTCGGCCAGGTCACGCGTTCGTCGAAGAAGAACCAGCCGAACATCATCGCCCACAGGAAGCCGGTATATTCGGTGGTCGCGAGGATCTGCGCCTCGGCGCGGGCATAGGCCCAGCTCAGCAGCAGCAGCGACAGGGTCGCGAGGATCGCGGCGCCGAGGATATGCGGCGCATGGTCGCCGCCCGGCACTGCGAGGAACCAGGGCGCGCCCAGCGCGATGATCAGCGCGACGAAGAAATTCTGGAAAAAGGCGATTTCGAGCGGCTCGGCCATCTTCGCCTGCCGCCGCGCGAGGATGAGGTTATAGGCGTAGAGCATCGCCGAGAAAAACACCGCGCCGACCGCCCATAACGCCTCGGGCGCATAGTCGCCGCGGCCCAATTTGCCCGCGACGATGACGAGCACCCCCGCGATGCCGAGCAGCGACGCGGCGATCGAACGCGGGCCGATCTTCTCGCCGAGGAACAGCGCCGCCATGTAGAGGGTGAGCAAGGGCGCGACGAAGGCGATCGCGATCGCCTCGGCCATCGGCAGCCGCGCGAGGCCCCAGAAGAAGCTCAATGCCATACCCGCGACGAACAGCGAGCGGACCGCGTGGATTTTCATCGTGGCGCGGTCGGGCATCGTCGGGCGACTGACGGCATAGATCGCGCCGCTGACCAGCGCGCCGGTGCCGGTGCGCCAGAGCACCGCGTTATACGCGCCGATGTCGATCGACAGCCCCTTCATGAGCACGTCCATCGCCGAGAAGGTCGCGATGCCGGCGCACGCGATCAGGAAGGGGACGAGTGGCGAGGGCGAATCGGGGCGCATGGCGGTCGCTCTAGTCCACCTTCTCCGTTGAGGGGAGAAGGATACGCGCCTCAACCCCGCGGCCGATCACTTAATGCCGGTGCAGCAAGATGATTTCGGGGGCCTGTGCGTCCATGAACATATAGGCTCTGCCGAGCAGTGCCTGTTTGCCGAAATCGTCGAACTTGTTCGGTCCGAGCGGGGTGAGGAGTACCTCTTCTGCAGCCAAGCCATCGAGGTGCCGCGCTTCGACTTCGGCCCAATGGCTCCGCGCGACATCGCTTAGAACCACGTTGGCGGCGGGATGATTGTACGACACGAGGATGTTGCCGTCATCCATTGACGTCGGGTTCATGTCGGGATGAGCATTGAAAATGCGACTGAGGACGCCCAGCCCGGTAGCATATGCCTGCGCATCGGTCAGGCCCGGTTCGAGAATGACACATGTCCCGTGGCGCAGGATCGCAAAATCCCGCGTACGATTCCAATAATAGGACATGCGATCGGCAATCTGATCGAGAGGCTGCGCGAAGGACGGCCGCCATTTCGGAACCGGCGGGAAGGACGCCTCTTCCTTGGTCGCCGCTGGTTTTGCACCCACGCCTACGAGCGCAGCAAGTCCCGCGAGAAGCGACCGCCGCGCCATCACCGAAACGTCGCCATGCCCGCGCCGTCGATGTTGAGCTTTTGCCCCGAGCAATAGGGGTTCGCATCGCTGACGAACCACAGCACCGCCGCGGCGACATCTTCGGGCAGCGAGACGCGGCCGAAGGGGAATTTGGCGTCGAGGTGATGGATGTCGTCCTGCCCGGTGATCGCGCGTGCCAGCTTGTCGCCCATGTCGCTGACGGTCAGCGAGGGCGAGACGATGTTGACCCGGACGCCGTTCGCCATCTCTTCCTTGGCGAGCGTCAGCGCGAGCGCCTCGCCCGCGGCCTTGCCCATGTTGTACGGCGCGCCATTGGCGCTGTGGCTGAGCGTCGCGACACTGGAAATGACGATGATGTCGCTGCGCTTGTGGGTTCGCAACTGCGGCAGCGCGAGGCGGCTGACGCGGTGCGGGCCGAGCGCGTGGGTCGCGATGACGCGTTCGAGTTCGGCGGGATCGGTGTCGGCGACGGTGCGGCCGCGGCTGGCGATGCCGGCGTTGTTGATCAGGATCGACATCGGGCCGAGGTCGGTTTCGATGTCCGCGACCATCGCGGCGCACGCGTCCTCGTCGGTGACCGACGCCTGATAGGCCTTGGCCTTGCGCCCGAGCGCCTCGATCTCTGCGACGGTTGCGGCGGCGGCGTCGGCGTCGCGGGTGTAGTTGACCGCGATGTCGGCGCCTGCCCTCGCCAGCGCCAGCGCGATGCCGCGGCCGATGCCGCGCGACGCGCCGGTGACGAGCGCGGTGCGCCCCGCAAGGTTGATCTCGGCCATGTCTCTCTCCCTATTGCATCAATTCGGTCTGGATTTCGGTCATATTGCGGCTCGCGGCGTTGCGCCATTTGGGCGCCGCCTTGCGGTTGAGGACATGGCCGCGCGCGTCGAGGATCGCGACCGTAGGCGTGCCCTTGATTTTCCTGAAGCCGAAGCGCGTCGGGATTTCCGGGTTCCGGCCGCGCCCGACCTGCGGCATGCCGATATCGACGAAGACGATATGGTAGCGGGTGGCGAGGGTGGCGGCGAGGTCGGCGCTGGTCACCGCATTGGCGAGCCAGGCGCTGTCGTGGCAATCGTTCGCCCCCATCACGAGCAACACGCGCTTGCCCGACCGGCGTGCCGCATCGAGCGCTGCGTCGACCGCCGCCATCGCGTCGGCATCGGGATCGAAGGCGGTGGTTTGATAGGGTTGTTCAACGCCGGGAATACTGCGGAGCGGCGCGTCTTCGTTGGCTGAAACGGGCGTCAGCGGGAGCAGCAGGGCGGCGAAAGCGAGGGCGATTTTGCGCGTCATGGACCGACGATAGGTTTCGCATGACGTTTCCGTCAACGTAAGATAGCCTTCCTCCCATGAGCTGGAAAAAAGAAGTCGACGAACTCGCCGCGCGCCGCGCCATGGCCGAGAAGATGGGCGGGGATGAAAAGGTCGCGCGCCAGCACGGGCGCGGCAAGATGGACGCGCGGGCGCGGCTCGATGCGATCGTCGATCCCGGCAGCTTTCGCGAGATCGGCAAGATCGCGGGGCGTGGAAAATATGACGCCGATGGCGAACTCGAAGACTTGGCGGCGTCGAACTTCATCTTCGGCCGCGCCAATATCGACGGCCGGCCGGTCGTCGCCTCGGCCGACGATTTCACCGTGCGCGGCGGCGCGGCCGATGCGGCGCTGCACCGCAAATTCGTCCAGTGCGAGGCGATGGCGCATGAATATCGCCTGCCGCTGATCCGCATGATCGACGGCACCGGCGGCGGTGGGTCGGTGAAGACGCTCGAGGATATGGGCTATACCTATATTCCGCATGTTCCGGGGTGGCATGAGAT is drawn from Sphingopyxis sp. OPL5 and contains these coding sequences:
- a CDS encoding Hsp70 family protein, translated to MLVGIDLGTTNSAVAVWRDGGPELIPNALGDLLTPSAVSVGDDGALLVGLAARERQATHPEATATIFKRRMGTTEEARLGKRRYRPEELSAMVLGALKADAEAFLGEPVTGAIITVPAYFNDRQRKATRRAGELAGLKVERLINEPTAAALAYGIHELEEERPFLVFDLGGGTFDVSLVEIFDGVIEVRASAGDNRLGGEDFNAAIVALARDALGEGLKAKPGDSAMLDEVMRAAAERTRRALSDADRAPFQIVWRGEAFECEITGEAFEARAQPLIDRLRDPVLRALRDGNVRAEGLSEIVMVGGATRMPLVRRAVTRMFGRFPNAQINPDHAIALGAAVQAGLKSRDAALKEIRLTDVCPFTLGVDTGHRDAGGKVTTGLFSPIIERNTVIPASRSEVYSPMEAHQQSVTFGIYQGESRFVAQNVKLGQLDVPLPQGHGGQIGIAVRFTYDVSGLLEIDVEVPGTGTRRQLVIRDEEDRESEADFAKRRKALEALKIHPREEAANAATLARANQLFENRLGYERQLVGEWIAQFEAVLARQEPREIEAARTELDKAVDGMDGEQFL
- a CDS encoding EAL domain-containing protein, coding for MPIGVNRMIVSWRTLGLALLLSIAVGVSGIGELPDRLIAMVTSRVGDRPVSGDIVIVALDDRTLGQTPGGSFSMTQYGEVISAIDKAGAKRMFLDFYFDRRESDPDFSRLTAAVRKMGDRAVLAVATKSMPGTDRSRSIFPNPAFGDKAQLASIAWDFEYWQVWNVPITYVADGRKLPSFASLLGGKSSAEPKSFRLDFSYNTSSIPQYGAADLLAGRVGAAQLRGKDVIFAPTASTFQDAHYLPGHDLVPGAYIHLIAGETLKRGNPVDIGWAPPLAFVALLLLAALLPRFQRWYAPVALAAVGIAIVGKVLLTTLLITTSIGASLFLIAAVSANVSRKRRRFSAQRENPVSGLPNFEALRTQPAFGSATVIAAKLVNFEDLAAFLPGEGSQQLVDQVARRLTLACHGTQLHHDLDGTFAWLVPYYQHSQIEGHLAGLAALFNAPLTIGELRVDVAIAFGVNDEFEGSNAQRLAAALVAAERAIRTRALWTKYSPRQKEDAGWQLSFHSQLEDALTGGDIWVAFQPQYEIRTRELVGVEALARWTHPTRGPIPPDEFIVQAEKSQDIYRLTLFVMDQAIRSAAQLRDRGLRINMSVNLSATLLDHADLVGTIRVMLTAHHLPPEMLTIEITETAQIENSRQARQTLAQLRRAGIRLSIDDYGTGQSNLEYLTEIEADEIKIDKRFVMTMRDSQRNFEVVKSTIDLAHRLGAVAVAEGIEDAPTMALLEELGCDVGQGYHLGKPQLFTELTTSLATTPHSRSA
- a CDS encoding acyl-CoA dehydrogenase → MTYTPPTTEQLFVLDHIARIDAMAQHERFADATPDMVEAIVTGIGEFAAEVYAPLNRVGDVQNPKWDNGKVTMPPGFKEAYRAFVDAGWGSIDGPTEYGGQGLPFTLATVVIEALGSADMGFTLCNILTPGAIHALMAYGTEDQRRTWLPNLVSGAWNGTMNLTEPSAGSDVGALRSTAEAITEGPDAGLYKIRGQKIFITFGEHDLTDNIVHLVLARTPGAPEGTRGISLFLVPKYRLDAAGNSTISNGVHCASIEHKLGIHGSPTAVMVYGEDEDCLGEIVGAEMGGMRAMFVMMNNARLMVGCQGVQIAERATQQAQTFAAERVQSALGGGTDRNPVPIDRHPDVRRMLWRMRAQTEAARALTYYAAAQIDFGKLGDEGAAMRAEILIPLVKAHATDIGCEVASLGIQVHGGMGFIEETGAAQHYRDARIAPIYEGTNGIQAADLVGRKLGMAGGDLVRGLIDDIARGAADFPELQQLVDACRAVTDWMVTAPTGDRLAGSYPYLTMLSTATCGWLMALQHKAAKTALEEGQGDAAFLAAKIASTRFYLQQIVPAAVGLAPSALAGDAALPALG
- a CDS encoding L-threonylcarbamoyladenylate synthase; protein product: MAEGQTTPLTITDTRAFSADAIARAGGLIGEGWPVAVPTETVYGLAADARNAGAVARIYAAKGRPDFNPLIVHVQDLSAAEKLGVFGKVERALADRFWPGPLTLVVPRTAGCPVASIATAGLDTIALRVPGHRAMQALLAESGAPLAAPSANASGGVSPTKASHVLATLDGRIAMVIDDGPTTAGVESTIARVRDGAVEILRPGPVTAAMLAEASGLAVTGVEGSEIVAPGMLASHYAPGKPVRLGATGFADDEFGIGFGALAGDYQLSAAGDLTEAAARLFDALHAGAASAKTKIAVAAIPTEGLGAAINDRLSRAAA
- a CDS encoding DMT family transporter translates to MRPDSPSPLVPFLIACAGIATFSAMDVLMKGLSIDIGAYNAVLWRTGTGALVSGAIYAVSRPTMPDRATMKIHAVRSLFVAGMALSFFWGLARLPMAEAIAIAFVAPLLTLYMAALFLGEKIGPRSIAASLLGIAGVLVIVAGKLGRGDYAPEALWAVGAVFFSAMLYAYNLILARRQAKMAEPLEIAFFQNFFVALIIALGAPWFLAVPGGDHAPHILGAAILATLSLLLLSWAYARAEAQILATTEYTGFLWAMMFGWFFFDERVTWPTIAGALLIVAACLIVARKVPHDDPVEPAAA
- a CDS encoding SDR family NAD(P)-dependent oxidoreductase, yielding MAEINLAGRTALVTGASRGIGRGIALALARAGADIAVNYTRDADAAAATVAEIEALGRKAKAYQASVTDEDACAAMVADIETDLGPMSILINNAGIASRGRTVADTDPAELERVIATHALGPHRVSRLALPQLRTHKRSDIIVISSVATLSHSANGAPYNMGKAAGEALALTLAKEEMANGVRVNIVSPSLTVSDMGDKLARAITGQDDIHHLDAKFPFGRVSLPEDVAAAVLWFVSDANPYCSGQKLNIDGAGMATFR
- a CDS encoding thioredoxin family protein, whose amino-acid sequence is MTRKIALAFAALLLPLTPVSANEDAPLRSIPGVEQPYQTTAFDPDADAMAAVDAALDAARRSGKRVLLVMGANDCHDSAWLANAVTSADLAATLATRYHIVFVDIGMPQVGRGRNPEIPTRFGFRKIKGTPTVAILDARGHVLNRKAAPKWRNAASRNMTEIQTELMQ